The following nucleotide sequence is from Bacillus sp. 2205SS5-2.
ACTGAGGAGGTGTAGCGTAATGCCAGGTCCAGGTAGTCTTGTAGCAATAGCAGTAGTTGCACTATTAATTTTCGGTCCCAAAAAGTTACCAGAACTAGGGAAAGCAATGGGAAGTACGTTGCGCGAATTCAAAAATGCCACAAAAGGCTTAGCGGATGACGAAGACAAAGACAAAAAT
It contains:
- a CDS encoding twin-arginine translocase TatA/TatE family subunit, whose translation is MPGPGSLVAIAVVALLIFGPKKLPELGKAMGSTLREFKNATKGLADDEDKDKNDAK